GATGCGCCGAACCAGGGTGACTCGAGTCACGGGCCCGCTGGCCACGGCGTTCATCACGACCCACGGGGGAAATCGTTTGGGGAGATCTGCACCCTGCGGTTGCCTCCGGCTCATGGTACGTCTGAATTCCCTCACCCCGGCGAGCAGTCTTATTTTGCGGATCGTGGGTACCATCGGCTGCCGCCCCCGCCTCGTTTTGATTTCCCTCTGTTCGACGGGGCAAACCCTCGTGCTTGGCGGCTCAAATGCGAGGCGTACATCCGCGTGTGCACTCTCAGCCCAGATACCTGGGTTAGTTGTGTTGTTATGTACTTCACCAACGGTGCACTGTCCTGGTTGCAGTCGTCACATGCTCACTTGCACTATCAGAAATGGGGTGATTTCGCAACAGCGATTTTTTCCCAGTTTGGTAGggagaaatttcaaaatttgttgtGACAGTTTAACCGGCTCAAGCAATCGGGCACGGTTACTGAATACGCAGAACAGTTCACGCAGATGATGCACAATCTCCTAGCCCACCATAGCTCTTGGGACCCTGCATTTTTTGTTACACAATTTATGGAGGGGTTGCATCGTGATATTCGTGCTGCTGTTGTACTGCATCGTCCCCAAACTCTGGATACTGCTGTGGATTTGGCTTGTTTGCAGGAAGAGGTGGCTGAGGCCCTTCGACGCGACGACAAACCCACTTGGGGCGCATCATTTTCATCCAGGTCGAGGGCGTTTCCTCGCGTGGCTTTCcctctgccaccgccaccacctgccaAGCCCAGCGGCATCACGCCCACGCCTCAGCAAGACGATCGCCGGCCACCTTCTAAAGGTTCGCGCTCGGCGGCACCCGACAACAAGCTGGGGGCATTGCGCGCATACCGGCGTGCCAATGGCTTGTGCTTCACCTGTGGCGAACGGTGGAGCCACGACCACCGATGTGCCCCCACCGTTCAGCTTCACGTGGTGGAGGAGCTCATCGAGATGCTGCAGTCGCCTCCGCAACAAGCTGATGCCGACGAGGTTCCCGCAGGCGAGGCTGACTATTGTGTTCTGTCCAAAGCAACCCTAGAAGGAGCCGAATCACCAACTACCATGCGTTTGCACGGTTGGGTGCAAGGAAGGGAGGTTCTCATGTTGATTGACTCCGGCTCTTCGCACAGTTTTGTCAGTCAACCCCTGGCAGTTCATCTCAGCGGTGTGCAGCCAGCTCGTACCGCTCTCACAATCCGCGTGGCTGATGGGGGTGTTCTCCACAATACCCAAGAAATTCCGGCCTGTCAGTGGCAGTCTCATGGCACCCAGTTCACGACTAACATCAAAATCCTACCATTGGGCAGCTATGATGTTATTCTGGGTATTGACTGGTTGGCTCGCCATAGCCCAATGAATGCGCATTGGATGGAAAAACCATGGATTTCGAGCACGAAGGGAAGCAAGTTCACCTCCGGGGGCTCAAGCAGATGTCACTCAGTGTCACATGATCTCCGAGAATGAATTACAAGACTTATTGCAACAGACTGCAGTGGTGTGTGTGGTGCAACTGTGTTCGGTCAGCTCCGACAAGAATCCACCTCCTATTCCACTCGCTATCGCAGAATTGGTCGAGCAATGCTCAATGTTGTTTGAAGAACCCTCAGGGCTGCCTCCGCAACACTCCTTCGACCATGCCATTCCCCTGGTGCCTGGGGCCCGA
This genomic stretch from Hordeum vulgare subsp. vulgare chromosome 6H, MorexV3_pseudomolecules_assembly, whole genome shotgun sequence harbors:
- the LOC123401894 gene encoding uncharacterized protein LOC123401894, yielding MAIVALTAKIDNIHPVVLELQGWRPSIEQSVEDFRSQVGTLRAQIGKVTETAPTDRAKEMPPPPLLHLADLPSLLPQAVDTLRPHVNDAPNQGDSSHGPAGHGVHHDPRGKSFGEICTLRLPPAHGTSEFPHPGEQSYFADRGYHRLPPPPRFDFPLFDGANPRAWRLKCEAYIRVCTLSPDTWVSCVVMYFTNGALSWLQSSHAHLHYQKWGDFATAIFSQFGREKFQNLL